The genomic region AGGAGTGCACCGCCTGGGTCATGGTGATGGTGAGGCCATCGGCCACATAGGAGCCGCCCTTGTTCATGCCCACCACTTTGGCCACCCCCATCCCCAAGAGGATCTGGGAGAGCTCGTGGATGGCCACCACCGTGGCGCCGGTGGCCTGCGCCAGGGGCACCGTCTCCCCCACATGGTCGCCGTGGCCGTGGGTCACCAGGATATAGTTCAGCGGGCCCACCTCGCTGATGGGGGTGGTGCGCAGAGGATTGCTGAGCCAGGGGTCGATGGCCAGGCTCACCCCCTGGCCCGCCAGCTTGAAGGCCGCATGCCCGTAATAGGTGATGGCAACTTTGCGTCCGATCGTCGCCATGTCGTCCTCCTCGTCGGAAATCAGTTAAGGCGCCGGCGTTAAGGTCCCGTCAGGCCGGCTTTTTCCCCATCATTGTCCGGCGATGCGCTCCAGGGCCTCCAGGTTCTGCCGCATGCCCACCGCGATGACGGTGTCCCCGGGGAAAAGGGCGGTGTCCGGAGTGGGGTTGAAGAGGAGCTCCCCGTCGGCCCGCTTGATGGCCACTAAAATGAGGTTGAGCTCCCGGCGGATGCCGGTGTCCTTCAGGGGCACGCCGATGAGGGGGGAGTGGGGCCCGATGGCGATCTCCTCCATGCTCCACTCCACTCCCTGGTGCATGGCCAGTTCCATGAAGGTGACCACCGTGGGCCGGAGGATGGACTGGGCCATCTTGGTGCCCCCCATCTCATAGGGCGACTCCACCCGGTCGGCCCCGGCCCGGAGCAGCTTCTGGCGGGAGCCCGGCTCCTCCCCCCGGGCCACGATGTAGAGGCGGGGATTGAGGCTGCGGGCGGTGAGCACAATATAGACATTGCCTGCGTCCGAGCGCACCACCGCCACCAGCCCCTTGGCCCGCTCGATCCCCGCCTCCAGGAGCACCTCCTCCCGGGTGGCGTCCCCAGCCACATAGTTGAAGCCGGCGGCCTCCAGGCGCGTGAGGGCCTCGGGGTTGTTCTCCACCACCACCAGGGGCACCCCGGCCTGGGCCAACTGCCGGACGATGATCTCCCCGATGCGGCCGTAACCGCAGATGATGTAGTGATCTTTCAGGCGCTGGAGTCGCTTTTGCAATTTTCGTTTTCCCAGGACCTCCCGGATCTCCCCTTCCACCACCACCCGGGCCAGGACCCCCACCACATAGAGCATCACCCCCACCCCGGAAAGGAGCAGGACCATGGTGTAAGCCCGGCCGGCGGGGGTGAGGGGCCTCACCTCGCCGTAACCCACGGTGGTGAGGGTGATCACCGTCATATAGAGGGCGTCGAAAAAGCTCCAGCCCTCCACCCACATATACCCCAGGCTGCCCAGGAGGATGGTGGTCCCCAGCACTGCGCTGAGAAACAGCACCTGCCTCAGGGTCACCATGCCGGCCCCCGGGAACCCGCCGCCATCGCCGGCTCAGCCCTGCAGCAGCTCCTGGGCGGTATAGGCGTCGGTGATGAAGACGTTGAAGTAGCGCCCTTTGAGACAGGCCCGGATGGCCGCCACCTTCTCCAGCCCGCCGGCCACGGCGATCAAGGTACGGTCCTCCCGCTGGGCCCGCTCCCTCAAGTCCGGCGCCTTCACCGCGATCACCCGCCGGAGCAACGCCTGCAGGTCAGGGTCCTCCGAATCCAGCAGGGGCTCGCCTTCAGCGTTGATGGGGGTGTGGTTGATCTCCGCCACCACCCCTTTGGCCGCCAGGTCCTCGGCGGTGAGGCCCAGCTCCTGGGTGGCCAGGGCCCGGAAGCCCGGCAGCGGCCCGGTGAGGTAGCCGATGCCCAGGAGCATGAAGTCCACGTCCCAGATCTCCTTGTAGCTTTTGAGAAGCTCGGGATTGGCGGCCATCTGCTGCTCGTACTCCTCCTGGGACAGCCCCGGAATGGAGGGCAGGTTGATGGCGGTGGCATCCGGGTATTTGGTGCTCATCATCCCCACCAAGGCGTTGGCGGTGAGCCCAGGCATGGTGAGGATGGGGGTCAGGGTCAGAGGATACAGGTGCAGGCCGGTGAGCTTGCCCGGCTCCAGATAGGTGATGAGGTAATACAGGGTCTTGCCCCCGGACAGCCCGATCTTGGCCCCCGGCGGCACCACCTCTTCTAGGTAGTGGGCCCCTTCCCGGGCGATGGTCTTCTGGATGGCGTCCAGATCCTTGGCGCCGGGCTCCACCACCCGGACCTCCCTGAGATGCGGATATTTGGCCCTAAGCTGCTCCTCCAGGTCGCCCCGGCGGGGGATGGCGGATTTCTCAAAGATGAAGGCCATCACCTGGGGCAGGGTGGTGTATTCCATCTCATGCAGGCCCAGGCGGTGCGGCTCGAAGGGCCCGTGGCGCCGCATGTAGGTGGCGATCTCGCAGGCCTTGCGCCGGGCCTCGTCATAGGCCACGTCGCTGAACAGGTCCACCGGCCCCAGCAGTTTGCCCCCGGAGATCTGGTAGCCGGCAGCGATCACCCGGGGCGGGCCGTCAAAGCGGATGGGCCGGGCGTCGGCAAAGCCCACGGGCATCAGGGGCCCGTGGTGGGAGCCCCGCATCCAGCCCTCCACCAGGTGGGGGAAGGCGAAGGGCTCCAGCACCTCGCCCACCGCCGGGAAGCCCGACTGGCAGCGGACGATGAGCACCGGGTCATCCTTGCCCACATAGCGGCCGGCGATGATGCCCAGCTTCTGGGAGGAGGCCACCGCCGCCACCTCGTTGTCCCGCTTGCGCTGCACCGACTCGATGAGATAGCGGCCGGAGGCCCCTACCAGCACCAACAGGTCATACATATCCTCCGGGCAGGAGAGGATCCATTCTTTGTTTTCAAAGATATCCAGCACCCGGAAGCGGAAGCCCCGGTGCATGGAGGGGTCAATGACCAGACCGGCGGTGTTGAAAGGATCGGCGAAGATGCGAAAGAGGGGCAGGTTCCAGGCGCCGGGAGAGGTCTTGTCCGCCATGAAGATGACGATGGGTTCGCTCTGGCGCTCCACGAAGGAGATTTCCGCCACCCCCGGGCCCATGCCCTTGACGTTGCCGGAGAAGCTGTCCGCCAACATATCCTGGCCGGCGCCGTAGAGCTTGAGCTGCCGGGCCAGCCGGGTCAGGTCCATGAAGGTGTTCCAGGCGAATTCATGGATGGTGGAGTCATTTTCGCCCCGGTAGTGGGTCATGATGAGCTCCACGTCGTCGCCCACGTGCAGCACCTGGCCGTCCGTCAGCAGACCCCGGGCCACGGCCTTGTCCAGGTGCTCCTTGGCCAGCGCCAGCATGTCCGGGTGGGAGGTGCAGTGTCCAACCCAACCGCCCACATCCGCTTTGATCACGGAAAGGGTGAGTCGTTCAGTCGCCATGGGACCTCCTTGGGTTCTGAGCTCACGAGATTGTCGTGGCACCCAGGCGCTGGTTTATGATACATCACATGACATGACGCGCCTTGGGTATATTCTGCCCTGTCTCTGCCTGGCCTTCCTTCTGGCCGCCGGCTGCCTGAAGCCGTCCTTGCCCCCGCCCTCATCAGGGGTGGATTTTCGCCCCGGCAGTTACGTGCGGGAGTTTTACGCCGCTCCGGATTTTGCGCCCACCGCCGGCCGCTATCATGTGGCCCCCATCCGGGTGGAGGCCGTAAGCGGCGCCGAGCCCGAAAGCGCCCGCCAGCTTTTTCAGGCGGAAGTGAGCCAGGCCCTGACCGCCAATGGCCTGGCGGTAAACCCCGCCCCTGCGGACTTTGAACTCTGCCTGGTCGTCCACCGCCTGGAGGTCTCCCGGGCCTTCCGCTGGCTGAGAGGCCGCATCTCCGCCACCCTGGCCCTCTCGGGCACCATCACCCACAAAGACCGGCCGGTCTTTGCCTTCCGGGATGCCCTGCGCCTCACCTCCCCTCTGGCCCCTGGGCCGGCAGCCCCTGAGGAAACCCAGCTCCTGCTCCGCCAGCTCTTTCGGGAGGCGGCCCGCCGAATGGTGAACCAAATGCTCCTTTAGCGCTTCCCCGGAGCCCCGGTGAGATCGGCGAACACCCGGAGCACGAGGCGCGGCCGCTTCTCATAGTTGGTGACCAGCTCAATGCGGCCGGCATAATTCCCCGGCTCCTGGGCCAGGTTTTTCACCGTGATGAGAAAATCCTTCCCGGCGCCCTGGGGACTGACCGTCACCTGCACCTTGTCCGGCAGGGAATTGCGCACCTCCCGGATCTCCAGGGGCTTCTCCCCGTGGGAGATCAGTCGCACCCTGGCCTCGTGGGCCTGGGTGAGCGGCCCCTTAAAGCGCACGATATGGCTGGGGAGAATCTCCAGCACCGGCTTGGCGACCCCCGTCAGCACCAGCATGACCTGCGGGGTCTCGGGGTCATTGGTGCGCACCCGGGTCTTCTTGATGAATTCCTTCAGCACCGAATAGGGTTTGAGGGCCAGAGTGATGCGGCCTTCCTTGCCGGGGGGGATTTCCTTGTCATACGAGGGCACCGTACAGGCGCAGTCCGGGTCCACCTCCAGGATATGCAAAGGCGCAGTGCCGACATTTTTCACCACAAAGGCGTGTTGTTGCTGCCGGTCCTGGATGAACTCCCCCAAGTCATGGCTGGTCTCCAGAAAGACCGCCTTGGGCCGATCCTGAGCATTTAAGGGGGAAGCAGGCAGAAAAATGAGGAAAATAAGGCAGGACCAGATCACACGGGTTATGGCATGGTGCAGCATAAGCGGTTTTTAGCCAACCCCTTCCGGTTTGGTATCCATCATACCACAAACCCGGGGGCCCGGAGAAAGGAAAATGGTTCCCCTTGCG from Desulfobaccales bacterium harbors:
- a CDS encoding potassium channel protein; translation: MVTLRQVLFLSAVLGTTILLGSLGYMWVEGWSFFDALYMTVITLTTVGYGEVRPLTPAGRAYTMVLLLSGVGVMLYVVGVLARVVVEGEIREVLGKRKLQKRLQRLKDHYIICGYGRIGEIIVRQLAQAGVPLVVVENNPEALTRLEAAGFNYVAGDATREEVLLEAGIERAKGLVAVVRSDAGNVYIVLTARSLNPRLYIVARGEEPGSRQKLLRAGADRVESPYEMGGTKMAQSILRPTVVTFMELAMHQGVEWSMEEIAIGPHSPLIGVPLKDTGIRRELNLILVAIKRADGELLFNPTPDTALFPGDTVIAVGMRQNLEALERIAGQ
- the fbp gene encoding fructose-1,6-bisphosphate aldolase/phosphatase; protein product: MATERLTLSVIKADVGGWVGHCTSHPDMLALAKEHLDKAVARGLLTDGQVLHVGDDVELIMTHYRGENDSTIHEFAWNTFMDLTRLARQLKLYGAGQDMLADSFSGNVKGMGPGVAEISFVERQSEPIVIFMADKTSPGAWNLPLFRIFADPFNTAGLVIDPSMHRGFRFRVLDIFENKEWILSCPEDMYDLLVLVGASGRYLIESVQRKRDNEVAAVASSQKLGIIAGRYVGKDDPVLIVRCQSGFPAVGEVLEPFAFPHLVEGWMRGSHHGPLMPVGFADARPIRFDGPPRVIAAGYQISGGKLLGPVDLFSDVAYDEARRKACEIATYMRRHGPFEPHRLGLHEMEYTTLPQVMAFIFEKSAIPRRGDLEEQLRAKYPHLREVRVVEPGAKDLDAIQKTIAREGAHYLEEVVPPGAKIGLSGGKTLYYLITYLEPGKLTGLHLYPLTLTPILTMPGLTANALVGMMSTKYPDATAINLPSIPGLSQEEYEQQMAANPELLKSYKEIWDVDFMLLGIGYLTGPLPGFRALATQELGLTAEDLAAKGVVAEINHTPINAEGEPLLDSEDPDLQALLRRVIAVKAPDLRERAQREDRTLIAVAGGLEKVAAIRACLKGRYFNVFITDAYTAQELLQG
- a CDS encoding DUF1573 domain-containing protein; translation: MIWSCLIFLIFLPASPLNAQDRPKAVFLETSHDLGEFIQDRQQQHAFVVKNVGTAPLHILEVDPDCACTVPSYDKEIPPGKEGRITLALKPYSVLKEFIKKTRVRTNDPETPQVMLVLTGVAKPVLEILPSHIVRFKGPLTQAHEARVRLISHGEKPLEIREVRNSLPDKVQVTVSPQGAGKDFLITVKNLAQEPGNYAGRIELVTNYEKRPRLVLRVFADLTGAPGKR